A genomic segment from Drosophila miranda strain MSH22 chromosome 3, D.miranda_PacBio2.1, whole genome shotgun sequence encodes:
- the LOC108158944 gene encoding protein lin-54 homolog isoform X4, whose protein sequence is MDPRCSNIASLDDNTPLPELSFEDFLEPTQEETATQHHMEIDALDSDGDGAGGDKHSISIKESLNTPQFKRTVVTILEDKRLRSPGPAVLKSHAIKVVTAGAGSVAPIKPQITDIKVLNNFKPLSSNTVKIGNTTVAPTSPSGGTPKGLNSLTMTQIKTPDGKILYLQKSMPAEAAAKPVVAASTPSMPKAAVTVSSAGAVHHLVAPTGLQKAILSKDVNVGSTGLVKAAVPGKGGTSASTPLTIKGITPLGAKSVLPANSPTSTPAAKFQVVRTSDGKIIKINQASPSMIINTKANTTTTPGTGINAATSAFKLAPSTGSVGLRKSIGQVVIRATPPKHGPDVSNSSTLTTGTSVTTNNASAPPGKMLVQNTGKQIVVSNKNIIKLSPKPGAASSITNTSGAQGNSPTKGIHAVQIPGKGGVVQYVRVLPSTKEAASTSSASAVARSNSSPKITFVRSVMSTATSSKSPSTPTSVGTKVVSVGNTNKIIMKTTGGSIVPLPSIQTFVSKRALGATNTRPPSVGSGNSGSQESPRKQGLNDLNIQHLAAADDASDSSEAGPEKKRPRLVISVPQSSQKQQLQKHVITRPSSIQRVTVQGANSNKSSTNPAKKVYNLVQSPKGVKYMIYNSGIPQSSTSAMRRGYTGYVDGKTRRPLSIAAQQATTLQALQAQAKQRIRQQQLQNQPFAVQPKATQATVQPSQANANPNPQSAKILPEKPLFEILKSPQLDSAPTTDALAGMASRRKHCNCSKSQCLKLYCDCFANGEFCQDCTCKDCFNNLDYEVERERAIRSCLDRNPSAFKPKITAPNSGDMRLHNKGCNCKRSGCLKNYCECYEAKIPCSSMCKCVGCRNMEDRPDVDMDSMDSLVDGEDSKKAKDGNDKQSQDDSDRYLTDDVVDATIMCMISRLVMHEKQNTALEDTEREVMEELGESLSQIISFGKEKIDTNELVDSMALDS, encoded by the exons ATGGATCCCCGTTGCAGTAACATTG CATCTTTGGACGACAACACGCCATTACCCGAACTCAGTTTCGAAGACTTTTTGGAGCCAACACAAGAAGAAACTGCCACACAGCACCACATGGAAATCGATGCACTCGATTCGGATGGAGATGGCGCCGGCGGCGATAAGCACTCAATCTCCATTAAAGAGTCATTGAACACCCCGCAATTTAAAAGAACCGTTGTCACCATACTGGAGGACAAACGATTGAGATCGCCTGGACCTGCTGTTTTGAAATCGCATGCTATTAAAGTGGTAACAGCAGGGGCGGGATCAGTCGCACCAATCAAGCCACAAATAACCGACATAAAGGTTTTAAACAATTTTAAACCCCTTTCAAGCAACACTGTTAAGATTGGCAACACAACTGTTGCACCAACATCCCCTTCGGGTGGAACACCAAAGGGTTTAAACAGCCTGACCATGACACAGATAAAAACGCCTGATGGAAAAATTCTCTACCTTCAAAAGTCCATGCCGGCGGAAGCAGCTGCTAAGCCAGTGGTGGCTGCATCAACTCCTAGCATGCCCAAGGCAGCAGTCACTGTGTCATCAGCTGGAGCCGTACATCATCTAGTCGCCCCAACGGGCCTTCAAAAAGCAATCCTCTCCAAGGACGTGAACGTTGGCAGCACTGGCCTGGTCAAGGCAGCCGTGCCAGGGAAAGGAGGTACCTCTGCCTCCACGCCCTTAACAATTAAGGGCATAACGCCACTGGGAGCGAAGAGTGTGTTGCCCGCCAACTCACCTACATCAACTCCGGCTGCCAAATTTCAGGTGGTCCGGACATCTGATGGAAAGATAATCAAGATTAATCAGGCCAGCCCGTCCATGATTATAAACACCAAAGCaaacaccaccaccacaccGGGAACTGGCATCAATGCAGCAACATCCGCCTTTAAACTGGCTCCCTCAACCGGTAGCGTAGGACTCCGAAAATCGATTGGCCAAGTGGTTATCAGGGCAACTCCTCCCAAACACGGGCCAGATGTAAGCAACAGTTCCACTTTGACTACCGGCACATCTGTCACAACAAACAACGCATCGGCTCCGCCCGGAAAAATGTTGGTGCAAAACACGGGCAAGCAAATTGTGGTGTCCAACAAGAACATCATAAAGCTGTCGCCCAAACCAGGGGCCGCCAGTAGCATAACCAACACAAGCGGCGCCCAAGGGAACTCCCCAACGAAGGGAATACATGCTGTACAAATTCCTGGCAAAGGGGGTGTCGTGCAGTATGTACGTGTCCTCCCCAGCACTAAAGAGGCGGCCAGTACCAGCAGTGCATCGGCAGTCGCAAGGTCGAATTCCTCGCCAAAGATAACTTTTGTGCGTTCTGTCATGTCTACGGCTACATCCTCGAAAAGTCCATCTACCCCAACATCAGTAGGAACTAAAGTAGTTTCTGTGGGCAATACAAACAAGATTATAATGAAGACAACGGGTGGAAGCATTGTTCCGCTTCCCTCCATACAAACGTTTGTTTCCAAG CGTGCGCTGGGCGCCACCAACACCAGGCCGCCTAGTGTGGGCAGCGGCAATAGCGGCAGTCAGGAATCGCCCCGAAAACAAGGGCTAAACGATCTCAATATTCAACACTTGGCCGCTGCAGACGATGCCAGCGATAGCAGCGAAGCGGGCCCGGAGAAAAAACGGCCACGCTTAGTAATATCCGTGCCGCAATCATCtcagaagcagcagctgcaaaagCATGTTATCACACGTCCCTCGTCGATACAGCGCGTGACGGTGCAGGGCGCCAACTCCAACAAAAGTAGTACTAATCCTGCAAAGAAAGTCTACAATTTGGTGCAGTCTCCCAAAGGAGTCAAGTACATGATTTATAATTCGGGAATTCCTCAGTCATCGACCAGTGCCATGAGACGTGGATACACTGGCTATGTGGACGGCAAGACTCGTCGTCCGCTTTCCATAGCAGCACAACAGGCAACAACTTTGCAAGCCTTGCAGGCCCAGGCCAAACAGAGGATacgacagcagcagctgcaaaaTCAACCATTTGCGGTTCAGCCGAAGGCGACACAGGCCACAGTCCAGCCGTCACAAGCTAATGCTAATCCTAATCCTCAAAGCGCCAAGATTTTGCCTGAGAAGCCGCTCTTTGAGATACTTAAGTCTCCCCAATTGGACTCAGCGCCTACGACTGACGCACTGGCGGGTATGGCGTCGCGACGTAAACATTGTAATTGCAGCAAGTCACAGTGTTTGAAGCTCTATTGCGATTGCTTTGCCAATGGGGAGTTCTGCCAGGACTGCACCTGTAAGGACTGCTTCAATAATCTAGACTATGAAGTGGAACGAGAGCGAGCAATACGCAGTTGCCTTGACCGCAATCCCAGCGCATTCAA ACCCAAGATAACGGCGCCCAATTCGGGTGACATGCGTCTGCATAACAAAGGGTGCAACTGCAAACGGTCTGGCTGTCTGAAGAACTACTGCGAGTGCTACGAGGCAAAGATACCTTGCTCTAGCATGTGCAAATGCGTAG gCTGTCGCAACATGGAAGATCGTCCAGATGTAGACATGGACTCTATGGACAGTTTAGTGGATGGCGAAGACTCGAAAAAGGCTAAAGACGGCAACGACAAACAGTCGCAGGATGATTCGGATCGGTATTTGACCGACGATGTTGTAGATGCGACTATTATGTGCATGATATCTCGCTTAGTGATGCACGAGAAGCAGAATACGGCTTTAGAGGATACCGAGCGTGAGGTGATGGAGGAGCTGGGCGAGAGCCTGTCTCAGATTATATCTTTTGGCAAGGAGAAAATCGATACAAACGAGCTGGTAGACTCCATGGCCTTGGATTCTTGA
- the LOC108158944 gene encoding protein lin-54 homolog isoform X1, producing MYTQRWRRSSASLDDNTPLPELSFEDFLEPTQEETATQHHMEIDALDSDGDGAGGDKHSISIKESLNTPQFKRTVVTILEDKRLRSPGPAVLKSHAIKVVTAGAGSVAPIKPQITDIKVLNNFKPLSSNTVKIGNTTVAPTSPSGGTPKGLNSLTMTQIKTPDGKILYLQKSMPAEAAAKPVVAASTPSMPKAAVTVSSAGAVHHLVAPTGLQKAILSKDVNVGSTGLVKAAVPGKGGTSASTPLTIKGITPLGAKSVLPANSPTSTPAAKFQVVRTSDGKIIKINQASPSMIINTKANTTTTPGTGINAATSAFKLAPSTGSVGLRKSIGQVVIRATPPKHGPDVSNSSTLTTGTSVTTNNASAPPGKMLVQNTGKQIVVSNKNIIKLSPKPGAASSITNTSGAQGNSPTKGIHAVQIPGKGGVVQYVRVLPSTKEAASTSSASAVARSNSSPKITFVRSVMSTATSSKSPSTPTSVGTKVVSVGNTNKIIMKTTGGSIVPLPSIQTFVSKRALGATNTRPPSVGSGNSGSQESPRKQGLNDLNIQHLAAADDASDSSEAGPEKKRPRLVISVPQSSQKQQLQKHVITRPSSIQRVTVQGANSNKSSTNPAKKVYNLVQSPKGVKYMIYNSGIPQSSTSAMRRGYTGYVDGKTRRPLSIAAQQATTLQALQAQAKQRIRQQQLQNQPFAVQPKATQATVQPSQANANPNPQSAKILPEKPLFEILKSPQLDSAPTTDALAGMASRRKHCNCSKSQCLKLYCDCFANGEFCQDCTCKDCFNNLDYEVERERAIRSCLDRNPSAFKPKITAPNSGDMRLHNKGCNCKRSGCLKNYCECYEAKIPCSSMCKCVGCRNMEDRPDVDMDSMDSLVDGEDSKKAKDGNDKQSQDDSDRYLTDDVVDATIMCMISRLVMHEKQNTALEDTEREVMEELGESLSQIISFGKEKIDTNELVDSMALDS from the exons ATGTACACTCAGCGGTGGCGACGGTCATCGG CATCTTTGGACGACAACACGCCATTACCCGAACTCAGTTTCGAAGACTTTTTGGAGCCAACACAAGAAGAAACTGCCACACAGCACCACATGGAAATCGATGCACTCGATTCGGATGGAGATGGCGCCGGCGGCGATAAGCACTCAATCTCCATTAAAGAGTCATTGAACACCCCGCAATTTAAAAGAACCGTTGTCACCATACTGGAGGACAAACGATTGAGATCGCCTGGACCTGCTGTTTTGAAATCGCATGCTATTAAAGTGGTAACAGCAGGGGCGGGATCAGTCGCACCAATCAAGCCACAAATAACCGACATAAAGGTTTTAAACAATTTTAAACCCCTTTCAAGCAACACTGTTAAGATTGGCAACACAACTGTTGCACCAACATCCCCTTCGGGTGGAACACCAAAGGGTTTAAACAGCCTGACCATGACACAGATAAAAACGCCTGATGGAAAAATTCTCTACCTTCAAAAGTCCATGCCGGCGGAAGCAGCTGCTAAGCCAGTGGTGGCTGCATCAACTCCTAGCATGCCCAAGGCAGCAGTCACTGTGTCATCAGCTGGAGCCGTACATCATCTAGTCGCCCCAACGGGCCTTCAAAAAGCAATCCTCTCCAAGGACGTGAACGTTGGCAGCACTGGCCTGGTCAAGGCAGCCGTGCCAGGGAAAGGAGGTACCTCTGCCTCCACGCCCTTAACAATTAAGGGCATAACGCCACTGGGAGCGAAGAGTGTGTTGCCCGCCAACTCACCTACATCAACTCCGGCTGCCAAATTTCAGGTGGTCCGGACATCTGATGGAAAGATAATCAAGATTAATCAGGCCAGCCCGTCCATGATTATAAACACCAAAGCaaacaccaccaccacaccGGGAACTGGCATCAATGCAGCAACATCCGCCTTTAAACTGGCTCCCTCAACCGGTAGCGTAGGACTCCGAAAATCGATTGGCCAAGTGGTTATCAGGGCAACTCCTCCCAAACACGGGCCAGATGTAAGCAACAGTTCCACTTTGACTACCGGCACATCTGTCACAACAAACAACGCATCGGCTCCGCCCGGAAAAATGTTGGTGCAAAACACGGGCAAGCAAATTGTGGTGTCCAACAAGAACATCATAAAGCTGTCGCCCAAACCAGGGGCCGCCAGTAGCATAACCAACACAAGCGGCGCCCAAGGGAACTCCCCAACGAAGGGAATACATGCTGTACAAATTCCTGGCAAAGGGGGTGTCGTGCAGTATGTACGTGTCCTCCCCAGCACTAAAGAGGCGGCCAGTACCAGCAGTGCATCGGCAGTCGCAAGGTCGAATTCCTCGCCAAAGATAACTTTTGTGCGTTCTGTCATGTCTACGGCTACATCCTCGAAAAGTCCATCTACCCCAACATCAGTAGGAACTAAAGTAGTTTCTGTGGGCAATACAAACAAGATTATAATGAAGACAACGGGTGGAAGCATTGTTCCGCTTCCCTCCATACAAACGTTTGTTTCCAAG CGTGCGCTGGGCGCCACCAACACCAGGCCGCCTAGTGTGGGCAGCGGCAATAGCGGCAGTCAGGAATCGCCCCGAAAACAAGGGCTAAACGATCTCAATATTCAACACTTGGCCGCTGCAGACGATGCCAGCGATAGCAGCGAAGCGGGCCCGGAGAAAAAACGGCCACGCTTAGTAATATCCGTGCCGCAATCATCtcagaagcagcagctgcaaaagCATGTTATCACACGTCCCTCGTCGATACAGCGCGTGACGGTGCAGGGCGCCAACTCCAACAAAAGTAGTACTAATCCTGCAAAGAAAGTCTACAATTTGGTGCAGTCTCCCAAAGGAGTCAAGTACATGATTTATAATTCGGGAATTCCTCAGTCATCGACCAGTGCCATGAGACGTGGATACACTGGCTATGTGGACGGCAAGACTCGTCGTCCGCTTTCCATAGCAGCACAACAGGCAACAACTTTGCAAGCCTTGCAGGCCCAGGCCAAACAGAGGATacgacagcagcagctgcaaaaTCAACCATTTGCGGTTCAGCCGAAGGCGACACAGGCCACAGTCCAGCCGTCACAAGCTAATGCTAATCCTAATCCTCAAAGCGCCAAGATTTTGCCTGAGAAGCCGCTCTTTGAGATACTTAAGTCTCCCCAATTGGACTCAGCGCCTACGACTGACGCACTGGCGGGTATGGCGTCGCGACGTAAACATTGTAATTGCAGCAAGTCACAGTGTTTGAAGCTCTATTGCGATTGCTTTGCCAATGGGGAGTTCTGCCAGGACTGCACCTGTAAGGACTGCTTCAATAATCTAGACTATGAAGTGGAACGAGAGCGAGCAATACGCAGTTGCCTTGACCGCAATCCCAGCGCATTCAA ACCCAAGATAACGGCGCCCAATTCGGGTGACATGCGTCTGCATAACAAAGGGTGCAACTGCAAACGGTCTGGCTGTCTGAAGAACTACTGCGAGTGCTACGAGGCAAAGATACCTTGCTCTAGCATGTGCAAATGCGTAG gCTGTCGCAACATGGAAGATCGTCCAGATGTAGACATGGACTCTATGGACAGTTTAGTGGATGGCGAAGACTCGAAAAAGGCTAAAGACGGCAACGACAAACAGTCGCAGGATGATTCGGATCGGTATTTGACCGACGATGTTGTAGATGCGACTATTATGTGCATGATATCTCGCTTAGTGATGCACGAGAAGCAGAATACGGCTTTAGAGGATACCGAGCGTGAGGTGATGGAGGAGCTGGGCGAGAGCCTGTCTCAGATTATATCTTTTGGCAAGGAGAAAATCGATACAAACGAGCTGGTAGACTCCATGGCCTTGGATTCTTGA
- the LOC108158944 gene encoding protein lin-54 homolog isoform X3, whose product MASYPRCGCIIPSPILNRIYNEVASLDDNTPLPELSFEDFLEPTQEETATQHHMEIDALDSDGDGAGGDKHSISIKESLNTPQFKRTVVTILEDKRLRSPGPAVLKSHAIKVVTAGAGSVAPIKPQITDIKVLNNFKPLSSNTVKIGNTTVAPTSPSGGTPKGLNSLTMTQIKTPDGKILYLQKSMPAEAAAKPVVAASTPSMPKAAVTVSSAGAVHHLVAPTGLQKAILSKDVNVGSTGLVKAAVPGKGGTSASTPLTIKGITPLGAKSVLPANSPTSTPAAKFQVVRTSDGKIIKINQASPSMIINTKANTTTTPGTGINAATSAFKLAPSTGSVGLRKSIGQVVIRATPPKHGPDVSNSSTLTTGTSVTTNNASAPPGKMLVQNTGKQIVVSNKNIIKLSPKPGAASSITNTSGAQGNSPTKGIHAVQIPGKGGVVQYVRVLPSTKEAASTSSASAVARSNSSPKITFVRSVMSTATSSKSPSTPTSVGTKVVSVGNTNKIIMKTTGGSIVPLPSIQTFVSKRALGATNTRPPSVGSGNSGSQESPRKQGLNDLNIQHLAAADDASDSSEAGPEKKRPRLVISVPQSSQKQQLQKHVITRPSSIQRVTVQGANSNKSSTNPAKKVYNLVQSPKGVKYMIYNSGIPQSSTSAMRRGYTGYVDGKTRRPLSIAAQQATTLQALQAQAKQRIRQQQLQNQPFAVQPKATQATVQPSQANANPNPQSAKILPEKPLFEILKSPQLDSAPTTDALAGMASRRKHCNCSKSQCLKLYCDCFANGEFCQDCTCKDCFNNLDYEVERERAIRSCLDRNPSAFKPKITAPNSGDMRLHNKGCNCKRSGCLKNYCECYEAKIPCSSMCKCVGCRNMEDRPDVDMDSMDSLVDGEDSKKAKDGNDKQSQDDSDRYLTDDVVDATIMCMISRLVMHEKQNTALEDTEREVMEELGESLSQIISFGKEKIDTNELVDSMALDS is encoded by the exons ATGGCATCATACCCCAGATGTGGCTGCATTATTCCGTCGCCAATTTTGAATCGCATTTATAATGAGGTCG CATCTTTGGACGACAACACGCCATTACCCGAACTCAGTTTCGAAGACTTTTTGGAGCCAACACAAGAAGAAACTGCCACACAGCACCACATGGAAATCGATGCACTCGATTCGGATGGAGATGGCGCCGGCGGCGATAAGCACTCAATCTCCATTAAAGAGTCATTGAACACCCCGCAATTTAAAAGAACCGTTGTCACCATACTGGAGGACAAACGATTGAGATCGCCTGGACCTGCTGTTTTGAAATCGCATGCTATTAAAGTGGTAACAGCAGGGGCGGGATCAGTCGCACCAATCAAGCCACAAATAACCGACATAAAGGTTTTAAACAATTTTAAACCCCTTTCAAGCAACACTGTTAAGATTGGCAACACAACTGTTGCACCAACATCCCCTTCGGGTGGAACACCAAAGGGTTTAAACAGCCTGACCATGACACAGATAAAAACGCCTGATGGAAAAATTCTCTACCTTCAAAAGTCCATGCCGGCGGAAGCAGCTGCTAAGCCAGTGGTGGCTGCATCAACTCCTAGCATGCCCAAGGCAGCAGTCACTGTGTCATCAGCTGGAGCCGTACATCATCTAGTCGCCCCAACGGGCCTTCAAAAAGCAATCCTCTCCAAGGACGTGAACGTTGGCAGCACTGGCCTGGTCAAGGCAGCCGTGCCAGGGAAAGGAGGTACCTCTGCCTCCACGCCCTTAACAATTAAGGGCATAACGCCACTGGGAGCGAAGAGTGTGTTGCCCGCCAACTCACCTACATCAACTCCGGCTGCCAAATTTCAGGTGGTCCGGACATCTGATGGAAAGATAATCAAGATTAATCAGGCCAGCCCGTCCATGATTATAAACACCAAAGCaaacaccaccaccacaccGGGAACTGGCATCAATGCAGCAACATCCGCCTTTAAACTGGCTCCCTCAACCGGTAGCGTAGGACTCCGAAAATCGATTGGCCAAGTGGTTATCAGGGCAACTCCTCCCAAACACGGGCCAGATGTAAGCAACAGTTCCACTTTGACTACCGGCACATCTGTCACAACAAACAACGCATCGGCTCCGCCCGGAAAAATGTTGGTGCAAAACACGGGCAAGCAAATTGTGGTGTCCAACAAGAACATCATAAAGCTGTCGCCCAAACCAGGGGCCGCCAGTAGCATAACCAACACAAGCGGCGCCCAAGGGAACTCCCCAACGAAGGGAATACATGCTGTACAAATTCCTGGCAAAGGGGGTGTCGTGCAGTATGTACGTGTCCTCCCCAGCACTAAAGAGGCGGCCAGTACCAGCAGTGCATCGGCAGTCGCAAGGTCGAATTCCTCGCCAAAGATAACTTTTGTGCGTTCTGTCATGTCTACGGCTACATCCTCGAAAAGTCCATCTACCCCAACATCAGTAGGAACTAAAGTAGTTTCTGTGGGCAATACAAACAAGATTATAATGAAGACAACGGGTGGAAGCATTGTTCCGCTTCCCTCCATACAAACGTTTGTTTCCAAG CGTGCGCTGGGCGCCACCAACACCAGGCCGCCTAGTGTGGGCAGCGGCAATAGCGGCAGTCAGGAATCGCCCCGAAAACAAGGGCTAAACGATCTCAATATTCAACACTTGGCCGCTGCAGACGATGCCAGCGATAGCAGCGAAGCGGGCCCGGAGAAAAAACGGCCACGCTTAGTAATATCCGTGCCGCAATCATCtcagaagcagcagctgcaaaagCATGTTATCACACGTCCCTCGTCGATACAGCGCGTGACGGTGCAGGGCGCCAACTCCAACAAAAGTAGTACTAATCCTGCAAAGAAAGTCTACAATTTGGTGCAGTCTCCCAAAGGAGTCAAGTACATGATTTATAATTCGGGAATTCCTCAGTCATCGACCAGTGCCATGAGACGTGGATACACTGGCTATGTGGACGGCAAGACTCGTCGTCCGCTTTCCATAGCAGCACAACAGGCAACAACTTTGCAAGCCTTGCAGGCCCAGGCCAAACAGAGGATacgacagcagcagctgcaaaaTCAACCATTTGCGGTTCAGCCGAAGGCGACACAGGCCACAGTCCAGCCGTCACAAGCTAATGCTAATCCTAATCCTCAAAGCGCCAAGATTTTGCCTGAGAAGCCGCTCTTTGAGATACTTAAGTCTCCCCAATTGGACTCAGCGCCTACGACTGACGCACTGGCGGGTATGGCGTCGCGACGTAAACATTGTAATTGCAGCAAGTCACAGTGTTTGAAGCTCTATTGCGATTGCTTTGCCAATGGGGAGTTCTGCCAGGACTGCACCTGTAAGGACTGCTTCAATAATCTAGACTATGAAGTGGAACGAGAGCGAGCAATACGCAGTTGCCTTGACCGCAATCCCAGCGCATTCAA ACCCAAGATAACGGCGCCCAATTCGGGTGACATGCGTCTGCATAACAAAGGGTGCAACTGCAAACGGTCTGGCTGTCTGAAGAACTACTGCGAGTGCTACGAGGCAAAGATACCTTGCTCTAGCATGTGCAAATGCGTAG gCTGTCGCAACATGGAAGATCGTCCAGATGTAGACATGGACTCTATGGACAGTTTAGTGGATGGCGAAGACTCGAAAAAGGCTAAAGACGGCAACGACAAACAGTCGCAGGATGATTCGGATCGGTATTTGACCGACGATGTTGTAGATGCGACTATTATGTGCATGATATCTCGCTTAGTGATGCACGAGAAGCAGAATACGGCTTTAGAGGATACCGAGCGTGAGGTGATGGAGGAGCTGGGCGAGAGCCTGTCTCAGATTATATCTTTTGGCAAGGAGAAAATCGATACAAACGAGCTGGTAGACTCCATGGCCTTGGATTCTTGA